One Oncorhynchus masou masou isolate Uvic2021 chromosome 2, UVic_Omas_1.1, whole genome shotgun sequence genomic region harbors:
- the LOC135503958 gene encoding alpha-parvin, whose protein sequence is MASSPQKSPSSPKSPTPKSPPSRKKDDSFLGKLGGTLARRKKAKEVSELQEEGMNAINLPLSPIPFELDPEDTMLEENEVRTMVDPNSRNDPKLQELMKVLIDWINDVLVGERIIVKDLAEDLYDGQVLQKLFEKLEGERLNVAEVTQSEIAQKQKLQTVLEKINDTLKVSIRNIKWTIDSVHAKSIVAILHLLVALSQHCRAPIRLPDHVSIQVVVVQKREGILQSRQVQEEITGNTEALSGRHERDAFDTLFDHAPDKLNVVKKTLITFVNKHLNKLNLEVSELDTQFADGVYLVLLMGLLEGYFVPLFNFFLTPEHFDQKVHNVAFSFELMQDGGLEKPKPRAEDIVNCDLKSTLRVLYNLFTKYRNVE, encoded by the exons ATGGCTTCTTCGCCACAGAAATCACCTTCTTCTCCCAAATCCCCGACTCCAAAATCACCACCTTCAAGAAAAAAAGATGACTCTTTCCTCGGAAAACTTGGGGGAACTTTGGCCAGAAGAAAAAAGGCAAAAGAAG TGTCTGAGCTCCAGGAGGAGGGGATGAATGCCATCAACCTGCCACTCAGCCCCATCCCCTTTGAGCTGGACCCAGAGGACACCATGCTGG AGGAGAATGAGGTCCGCACCATGGTTGACCCTAACTCCAGAAATGACCCCAAACTGCAAGAACTGATGAAG GTACTCATAGACTGGATCAATGATGTGCTGGTGGGGGAGAGAATCATTGTCAAAGACCTGGCTGAAGACCTCTACGATGGGCAGGTTCTGCAGAAACTATTTG AGAAGCTGGAGGGTGAGCGGCTGAATGTGGCTGAGGTGACCCAGTCTGAGATAGCCCAGAAGCAGAAGCTGCAGACAGTTCTGGAGAAGATCAACGACACTCTGAAGGTCTCAATCAGAAACATCAAATGGACCATTGACT CTGTCCATGCAAAAAGCATCGTGGCCATTCTCCATTTATTGGTGGCGCTGTCTCAGCACTGCCGCGCCCCCATCCGCCTACCTGATCATGTGTCCATTCAAGTTGTGGTTGTACAG AAACGGGAGGGGATCCTGCAGTCTCGCCAGGTTCAGGAAGAGATCACAGGGAACACGGA GGCTCTATCAGGAAGACATG AACGAGATGCGTTTGACACCTTGTTTGACCATGCACCAGACAAGCTGAATGTGGTGAAAAAG ACTCTGATCACCTTTGTGAACAAGCACTTGAACAAGTTGAACCTGGAGGTGTCTGAATTGGACACACAG TTTGCTGATGGTGTGTACCTGGTGTTGCTGATGGGACTGCTTGAGGGCTACTTTGTTCCTCTCTTCAACTTCTTCCTAACGCCAGAGCATTTTGACCAAAAG GTGCACAATGTGGCTTTCTCCTTTGAGCTGATGCAAGATGGGGGCCTGGAGAAACCCAAGCCACGGGCAGAGG ATATTGTGAACTGTGACCTGAAGTCTACTCTGAGGGTACTCTACAACCTCTTCACCAAATACAGAAATGTGGAATAA